CGCGCAGCAAGTTAAGGCGCTATCACATTTACTGAAAAACTTGCGGGCAATTGATGCACAACTGGCGGGAATTGAGTCAGAACAGGACTTAGCAGAAGACCCTCAACCAGAAAGCCGTTTATCTGACGATCGTCTGACTGGGTGGAGTGATATCAAGCTACGGATTAGCCGCCACCTGACACCAAAATCAGCACTGTTTCGCCATGCTATTCGGATGTCCCTTGTACTCTGTGTCGGCTATGCCTTTATCCAAGTTACCGGCATGCGCCACGGTTATTGGATCTTGCTAACCAGCCTGTTTGTCTGCCAACCCAACTATAATGCTACCCGTCGCCGCCTCGCACTTCGTATCATCGGGACGTTAGCTGGGATACTCATTGGCTTACCTATCCTCTATTTTGTGCCCTCTATTGAAGGGCAGTTAATCCTGATCGTCATTACGGGTGTATTGTTTTTTGCCTTCCGCAATGTTCAATATGCCCACGCCACAATGTTCATCACCTTATTGGTTTTGCTCTGCTTTAACTTGTTAGGCGAAGGATTTGAAGTCGCTGCACCACGTGTATTCGATACCTTACTCGGATGTGCTATTGCCTGGGTTGCCGTGAGTTTTATCTGGCCAGACTGGAAGTTCCGTCAACTCCCGACCGTCGTTCACAAAACATTGAATGCGAACTGCCGCTATCTCGATGCTATTTTGGTGCAATATTATCAAGGCAAAGATAATAGTCTGCCCTACCGTATTGCGCGCCGAGATGCACATAATTGCGATGCCGAACTCGCTTCTGTCATTTCAAATATGTCCGCTGAGCCCAAAAACAATCCAGAAACCCAAGAAGCAGCATTCCGCTTACTCTGCCTAAACCACACCATGCTCAGTTATATTTCTGCATTAGGTGCTCACCGCGAGAAACTGACGAATACGGCCACATTGAATTTACTCAATGATGCTATTTGTTATGTCGAGGGCACACTTGAGCAAGAGCAACCTGACAGCACACAAATGTCTCAAGTATTAACCGGCTTATCTACCCGGCTGCAAGAGTGCAATCCTGAGCCGGAGAGTAAAGACCAATTGGTGTTGCAGCAGATTGGCTTACTGCTTGAACTGTTACCTGAACTGAGTGAACTGAATAAACGTATCAGTCAGACCGGATAACTTTGTCTATCAGACAATAAAAGCGCCATGGGCTGATTTTTATTAGCCCATGATCAGGCTGTTTCATACATTGCGCCGATGTGTATTTCAAACCATTCAATCAGCTCAACTCGTATCATTAGTGGCAGAGCAGCGTAGTGATAGCCACTAATAGCCCCCGCTAGCGACAATAATATGTTTATCCCGAGCGAGCCTCGCAAAGCGCGTAATTTAAGGTAACACCGCTTTGCGCCTTCAAGGCGTAAATCTGATGCATTTTTGATACCGACTCGCCATAACAGGCGTTCGAGGCTGGCGCTCAGATTAGGTAAATCCTTCAGCCGAACAGTTGGCCCTTTTTTGCTTAAAATCTCAGTTTTAGCTTCTTCGTAAGCCCGCTTGGCAAAATGGCATAATGTCCGTTCGTCATCCCAAAGATAAGTATCCACCCTGTAATAGCGCAGTAGGATCGGCGCTCCGCGTTTGGCATAAACAAGGTTCGTCATCCCTCTGGCACGAAAGACTCCCTCGACCTGATCATTCGCCCGCAAATACAGTTCTCCCTCAGAAACGACCGCAAACATAATCCCATTAGCCAATAGGCTATAGCCGCCAAATTGTGAGCGGACCGTGATCTGACCTAAAAAATCAAAACAATCTCGTGCTTGCATGATTTTGTTTTCTGATGCGTTTTTCATGACTACTCCTTTAGTAAAAATCCGAACTAACGTCCCTATTCAGTTGCAATAAGTGTAAGAGGAACAACTAATTAAAAAATACTTAAAATGGATTACCGAGCCAAATACAAAATGAATTTGCACGGATTTACTTCACAATTATGCGAAGCGTCTTGTAAAAATTTAGTTGATCTTCTAACAAACAGTGACTACTGTATATGCATACAGCACACTACAGGCGAGGTTAATCATGCGCACTCAATCACTTAAACCTTATCAAGCTAATTATCATTCTCTTGTTACCAGCGATGCCGTGGAAAGAGTTGATGCACCATCAGATTGTGGTCTTATCAGTGAACTTGTGTACAGTGCAAACCAGCCTGCAGTAACCCAGTTATTGCTTCCTTTATTACAACAACTCGGTAAACAAGCTCGGTGGCTTTTATGGTTAACACCACAACAGAAATTGAGTCGTTTGTGGTTACAACAGTCCGGCCTACCCGCAAGTAAAGTCGTTCAAGTAAGACAAATCAGCCCATTATCGACTGTCGATGCGATGGAAAAAGCATTATTGACGGGAAATTACAGTGTCGTACTGGGTTGGTTACCTGAGTTATCAGATGATGATCGTGCTCGTTTACATTTAGCGGCAAAGCTAGGAAATACTTACGGGTTTGTTATGCATCCGCTAAATGACACAAAAACGGTTCAAGGACAGTGCGCAACGTTAAAAATTCATTCTTCTTTGTATCATTAAGTGAATTTAGGATTTATCCCATGAATTATTACAATTTTTAGCGCTTCCCACTATAAAACCATTATAAAGCGAGTCGGAATGCGGCTTTCAGCAGAAAATATCGAGGTTGAAAAGCCGTTTTTTACGGCTAAATCGTTAAAGAACATGCACTATTTCGCGTTTTTTTCAGGCAGATTATTACATCAGACTTGTAAGTTTCTCGCCACGTTGTAGACTTTACTTCGCTAAGGTTGCTCTAGAATGCCAAATCATACTGGCAACGTGATTAACGGGAGCGTTTAAACCTTAACGAAGAATTTTAACCAAGGGCTTGGCTTTTAAAAGCTCATTGCCTATTTGGATGATAACGAGGCGTAAAATGAAAAAGACAGCTATCGCATTAGCAGTGGCACTGGCAGGTTTCGCTACAGTAGCGCAAGCCGCACCGAAAGATAACACCTGGTACACCGGTGGTAAACTGGGCTGGTCTCAGTTCCAAGACACGGGTTCCATCATTAATAATGACGGCCCAACTCATAAAGACCAAGTCGGTGCTGGTGCGTTCTTGGGTTACCAAGCAAACCAATACCTGGGCTTTGAAATGGGTTACGACTGGCTTGGCCGTATGCCTTACAAAGGCGACACTAACAATGGCGCTTTCAAAGCACAAGGCGTTCAGTTAGCTGCTAAACTGAGCTACCCTGTAGCACAAGATCTGGACGTTTACACTCGTCTGGGTGGTCTGGTATGGCGTGCAGACGCTAGCGGTTATAACGCTGCTACCGATACACGCGCTACAGCGCACGACACTGGTGTTTCTCCACTGGTTGCTCTGGGTGCAGAATACGCTTGGACCAAAAACTGGGCAACCCGTATGGAATACCAATGGGTTAGCAACATCGGTGATAAAGCTACCGTTGGTGCTCGTCCAGACAACGGTCTGCTGAGTGTTGGTGTTTCTTACCGTTTCGGTCAGGATGATGTAGCAGCACCAGTAGTTGCTCCAGCTCCAGCGCCAGCGCCAGTTGTTGATACTAAGCGTTTCACGCTGAAATCTGACGTACTGTTCGCTTTCAACAAGTCAACGTTGAAACCAGAAGGCCAGCAAGCTCTGGACCAACTGTACGCACAGCTGAGCTCTATCGATCCTAAAGACGGTTCTGTTGTGGTTCTGGGCTTTGCTGACCGTATCGGTCAACCAGCTCCTAACTTAGCTTTGTCTCAGCGTCGTGCTGACAGCGTGCGTGATTACCTGGTTTCTAAAGGTATCCCTGCTGACAAAATCACCGCTCGCGGTGAAGGCCAAGCAAACCCAGTTACAGGCAACACTTGTGACAACGTGAAACCACGTGCTGCTCTGATCGAGTGCCTGGCACCAGATCGTCGCGTAGAGATCGAAGTTAAAGGCTACAAAGAAGTTGTAACTCAGCCACAGGCTTAAGTTTACTTCTTTCGTAAAAAACCCCGCATTGCGGGGTTTTTTTTATTCTCGCTGCAGTCTGATTATTTCTCTTTACCCAAAATATCCTGTAAGTCCTGCTTCAGCGATGACATCTGGTTAGCGTATTTCTCTTTACGCTCAGCATCTTCAATTAACTGAACAACTGTCTCCGAAAGCGTATTACCACGACGACGAGCGAGAGCAGCTAAGCGTTGCCAAACCAGAAATTCCAAGTCGATTGATTTTTTTCGAGTATGCTGATGCTCTGCGTTAAAATGCCGCTTGCGCCTGGCGCGGATAGTTTGCTTCATTCGCGTGGTGAGTCGCAGATTCATATGAGCATCAATCCACTCCAACACCTTCACTGGCTCACTTTCCAGCTTCATCAGTTGCTCCACAGCATCTGAGGCAGCACTGTTTTCGATGTGTCGGGTAATGGCCTCACCTTCGCGGTGTTTTTTGACCAAATATGCCCATTTCCAACCACTTTCTAGATTTTCCAGTTGTTGATATTTCATCGTGAGCTCTTTAGTGACGGCGTAACTTAAACCAAGCATAACAGCTTTAGGCAGAATTTCATCCTACTAAAAGCCCTTGAGTAGATTGTTTTTTGTACGGAACACTGCAGATATCTTACTCCTTATCACCAACCGCCACTCTACGTATATGCAGCCCGCTTTATTCTTGTATAATCGCCCTTTCCCTTTTTGACGATTGCATTTATCACTTTGACCAATAACCGACTCGAATGGCAGTCACTGCTGCCAAACACAACGCCATATGAAGCGTTATTTGCTACTGCCTCCCAATTGGAGCCTGTTTCTTTTGCCGCCATTCAACCTCGGTTAGAAAATGGCATGACACTCTTTTGTCATCCACAATCTCAACCGCGTTTTATGCTGCTCAAAGCACAAGAGAGCACGGAGTATCTGGCGTTAATTGCACAGGCAGTGAATGAGCTGCAACCTGAGGCTTCAGCCTTGTTTGGTGGCGACTATCTGATTCAAGACCACCAAGCTAGCTGGCAACCCGCTCTGCAGGGTAATGAGCGTTTCGCCGCTCAGTCACGCTGTCTCTATCAGGAATGGGTCGAGCCGGAACAACTGTTTGGTTGTGTTAGATGGCATAAAGATCAAATCAGCCTGCAACCTGGTTTAGTTCATCAAGCCAATGGTGGCGTATTGATCCTATCGGTACGGGCGTTGCAAGCTCAACCACTCATGTGGCTACGCCTGAAACAGATGATTGTTCAGCAGCGCTTCGATTGGTTATCACCCGATGAAACCCGCCCTCTGCCGCTACATATCCCTTCCATGCCGCTGGATTTGCGTCTGATTCTGGTTGGCGATCGTTTAGGTCTTGGCGACTTCCACGATATGGAGCCTGAGCTGGGTGAATTGGCTATTTATGGTGAGTTCGAAGTAGAACTTCCGTTGGTCGATATTGATGGCATGACCTTATGGTGCGGCTATGTCAATGCGCTGTTGCAACAAAAGCAATTGCCGCCATTAGCTGCAGACGCCTGGCCAGTTCTAGTACGTCAGGCTGTACGTTATAGCGGTGACCAAGGTAGCCTGCCACTGTGTCCTCAATGGCTAACCCACCAGCTAGCGGAAGCCGCGCTCTACGCTGAAGGGGATATCCTCACAGCCAATGCCTTAGAACTCGCCTTAAATGCTCGTGACTGGCGGCATAGCTATCTTGCTGAGCGGATGCAGGATGAAATCGAGCTTGGTCAAATCCTGGTTGAGACTGAAGGTCAAGTTATCGGCCAGATCAATGGTCTGTCCGTGCTGGAATACCCTGGTCATCCT
The window above is part of the Yersinia massiliensis genome. Proteins encoded here:
- the matP gene encoding macrodomain Ter protein MatP, which translates into the protein MKYQQLENLESGWKWAYLVKKHREGEAITRHIENSAASDAVEQLMKLESEPVKVLEWIDAHMNLRLTTRMKQTIRARRKRHFNAEHQHTRKKSIDLEFLVWQRLAALARRRGNTLSETVVQLIEDAERKEKYANQMSSLKQDLQDILGKEK
- the sulA gene encoding SOS-induced cell division inhibitor SulA, encoding MRTQSLKPYQANYHSLVTSDAVERVDAPSDCGLISELVYSANQPAVTQLLLPLLQQLGKQARWLLWLTPQQKLSRLWLQQSGLPASKVVQVRQISPLSTVDAMEKALLTGNYSVVLGWLPELSDDDRARLHLAAKLGNTYGFVMHPLNDTKTVQGQCATLKIHSSLYH
- a CDS encoding TfoX/Sxy family DNA transformation protein, which gives rise to MKNASENKIMQARDCFDFLGQITVRSQFGGYSLLANGIMFAVVSEGELYLRANDQVEGVFRARGMTNLVYAKRGAPILLRYYRVDTYLWDDERTLCHFAKRAYEEAKTEILSKKGPTVRLKDLPNLSASLERLLWRVGIKNASDLRLEGAKRCYLKLRALRGSLGINILLSLAGAISGYHYAALPLMIRVELIEWFEIHIGAMYETA
- the yccS gene encoding YccS family putative transporter, whose protein sequence is MLNFVTGLRRYVYNSSLLYHVRIFIALAGVTAVPWWIDQPKLTIPLTLGVVAAALTDLDDRLAGRLRNLFITLICFFVASASIELLFPYPWFFALGLTLSTCGFILLGALGQRYATIAFGALLIAIYTMLGTSMYQIWYQQPLLLILGAVWYNLLTLCGHLIFPIRPLQDNLARCYQQLARYLEAKANLFDPDLEPDVDQPIIDVAMANGTLVTTLNQAKASLVTRLKGDRGQRGTRRTLHYYFVAQDIHERASSSHVQYQALREKFRYSDVLFRFQRLLNMQARACMQLSQSILMRQKYQHDPRFERAFTFLDAALARELANNEHAQQVKALSHLLKNLRAIDAQLAGIESEQDLAEDPQPESRLSDDRLTGWSDIKLRISRHLTPKSALFRHAIRMSLVLCVGYAFIQVTGMRHGYWILLTSLFVCQPNYNATRRRLALRIIGTLAGILIGLPILYFVPSIEGQLILIVITGVLFFAFRNVQYAHATMFITLLVLLCFNLLGEGFEVAAPRVFDTLLGCAIAWVAVSFIWPDWKFRQLPTVVHKTLNANCRYLDAILVQYYQGKDNSLPYRIARRDAHNCDAELASVISNMSAEPKNNPETQEAAFRLLCLNHTMLSYISALGAHREKLTNTATLNLLNDAICYVEGTLEQEQPDSTQMSQVLTGLSTRLQECNPEPESKDQLVLQQIGLLLELLPELSELNKRISQTG
- a CDS encoding AAA family ATPase, whose translation is MTNNRLEWQSLLPNTTPYEALFATASQLEPVSFAAIQPRLENGMTLFCHPQSQPRFMLLKAQESTEYLALIAQAVNELQPEASALFGGDYLIQDHQASWQPALQGNERFAAQSRCLYQEWVEPEQLFGCVRWHKDQISLQPGLVHQANGGVLILSVRALQAQPLMWLRLKQMIVQQRFDWLSPDETRPLPLHIPSMPLDLRLILVGDRLGLGDFHDMEPELGELAIYGEFEVELPLVDIDGMTLWCGYVNALLQQKQLPPLAADAWPVLVRQAVRYSGDQGSLPLCPQWLTHQLAEAALYAEGDILTANALELALNARDWRHSYLAERMQDEIELGQILVETEGQVIGQINGLSVLEYPGHPYAFGEPARISCVVHLGDGEFVDVERKAELGGNLHAKGMMIMQAFLISELELDQPLPFSASLVFEQSYGEVDGDSASLAELCVLISALSQQPINQQIAVTGSVDQFGNVQPIGGVNEKIEGFFETCQRRGLTGTQGVILPSTNVRHLCLNQAVIDAVQAGQFHLWAVDTVVEALPLLTGVVYADEQQPSLLGIIQERISQVNPQDRHRWPWPLRWLNWFNHG
- the ompA gene encoding porin OmpA; translated protein: MKKTAIALAVALAGFATVAQAAPKDNTWYTGGKLGWSQFQDTGSIINNDGPTHKDQVGAGAFLGYQANQYLGFEMGYDWLGRMPYKGDTNNGAFKAQGVQLAAKLSYPVAQDLDVYTRLGGLVWRADASGYNAATDTRATAHDTGVSPLVALGAEYAWTKNWATRMEYQWVSNIGDKATVGARPDNGLLSVGVSYRFGQDDVAAPVVAPAPAPAPVVDTKRFTLKSDVLFAFNKSTLKPEGQQALDQLYAQLSSIDPKDGSVVVLGFADRIGQPAPNLALSQRRADSVRDYLVSKGIPADKITARGEGQANPVTGNTCDNVKPRAALIECLAPDRRVEIEVKGYKEVVTQPQA